A stretch of Suncus etruscus isolate mSunEtr1 chromosome 9, mSunEtr1.pri.cur, whole genome shotgun sequence DNA encodes these proteins:
- the FITM2 gene encoding acyl-coenzyme A diphosphatase FITM2, with product MDHLERGAWLLRGTLVRTAVRRYLPWALMVSMLAGSCVKEFSPLPESYLSNKRNLLNVYFVKVAWAWTFCLLLPFIALTNYSLTGRPGLVLRRLSTLLVGTAFWYLCTTFFSSVEHYTGSCYQSMALEKVRKEHRDKQQCLLAGGYWHGFDISGHSFLLTFCTLMIVEEMAVLHEVRTDRSHGTHTAITTLVVALGSLTFIWVWMFLCTAVYFHDLSQKVFGTLFGLLGWYGMYRYWYLKPLSPGLPPQSSSLSLKQDTYKK from the exons ATGGATCACCTGGAGCGCGGCGCGTGGCTCCTGCGAGGGACGCTGGTGCGGACGGCGGTGCGGCGCTACCTGCCCTGGGCGCTGATGGTTTCCATGCTGGCGGGCTCCTGCGTCAAGGAGTTCTCCCCGTTGCCCGAGAGCTACCTGAGCAACAAGCGCAACCTGCTCAACGT GTATTTTGTCAAAGTGGCCTGGGCCTGGACCTTCTGTCTCCTCCTGCCTTTCATCGCCCTCACCAACTACTCCCTGACAGGCAGACCTGGCCTGGTCCTGCGGCGCCTGAGCACCCTGCTGGTGGGCACTGCCTTCTGGTACCTCTGCACCACGTTCTTCTCCAGCGTAGAACACTACACGGGCAGCTGCTACCAGTCTATGGCACTGGAGAAGGTCCGGAAGGAGCACCGGGATAAGCAGCAGTGTCTCCTAGCCGGTGGCTATTGGCACGGCTTTGACATCTCGGGCCATTCCTTCTTGCTGACATTCTGCACCCTCATGATTGTGGAGGAGATGGCCGTGCTGCACGAGGTGAGGACGGACCGTAGCCACGGAACCCACACTGCTATCACCACGCTGGTAGTGGCCCTGGGTAGCCTGACCTTCATTTGGGTGTGGATGTTCTTGTGCACGGCCGTGTATTTCCACGACCTATCTCAGAAAGTGTTTGGCACCCTCTTCGGTCTGCTGGGCTGGTACGGAATGTACAGGTACTGGTACCTGAAGCCCCTGTCCCCGGGCCTGCCTCCTCAGAGCTCCAGCCtgagtttgaagcaggacacttACAAGAAGTGA